A window of the Xiashengella succiniciproducens genome harbors these coding sequences:
- the recO gene encoding DNA repair protein RecO, translating to MLKTRGVVLTHTRYGESSAIVHVYTSELGMQSYMVNGAFGKSRKDKIILMQPLNLLEMEVYDRKGKEIQHISEFKLRRALVNIPFSQKLRAQAFLLTEVLVRVLRSEGPNLSLFDFIEEAVVLLDSNCKGAENFHIWFLLRLASFLGFQPRNNYNDEYQWFDLNEGCYVSREPAHIYYLDNDLSFEMHRILNLDSDGLADIAARLDTRRKLLDAVIRFYELHQPGLGKLRSLSVLKELFV from the coding sequence ATGCTAAAAACCAGAGGGGTAGTTCTTACACATACACGATACGGAGAGAGTAGTGCCATTGTTCATGTCTATACATCCGAACTTGGGATGCAGAGTTATATGGTCAATGGGGCATTTGGGAAGTCCCGCAAGGATAAAATCATTCTTATGCAGCCTCTCAATCTGCTTGAGATGGAGGTCTATGATCGCAAGGGGAAGGAGATACAGCATATCAGTGAGTTCAAACTTAGACGGGCTCTTGTAAATATTCCTTTCTCGCAGAAGTTGCGGGCCCAGGCCTTCCTGCTGACAGAGGTGTTGGTAAGGGTGTTGCGAAGTGAAGGTCCTAACCTTTCTTTGTTCGATTTTATTGAAGAGGCAGTGGTATTGCTTGACTCAAATTGTAAGGGAGCAGAGAATTTTCATATCTGGTTTCTTCTAAGGCTGGCCAGTTTTCTGGGTTTTCAGCCTCGTAATAATTACAATGACGAATATCAATGGTTCGATTTAAATGAAGGTTGTTATGTAAGCCGTGAGCCGGCACATATATATTATCTCGACAATGACCTGAGTTTTGAAATGCACAGGATTCTGAATCTTGACAGTGATGGTCTGGCGGATATTGCCGCCAGACTTGACACACGGAGGAAGCTTCTTGATGCCGTAATCCGGTTTTACGAACTACACCAGCCCGGGCTAGGAAAACTTAGATCTCTTTCTGTACTGAAGGAACTTTTTGTTTGA
- a CDS encoding response regulator — protein sequence MSTLSNNRWFRTLRALINRHLGPSSLPGEGINYWRDRIFHYFSLAVIFFGIVLYLYYGFNFLVAGQYKYLVFLTAVFITSMLVLGVGAIPVRFKVGWVLFMLYLSGTFLLFMGPHTNIGMLFLLACSVLAVTLSGALIGIWYTALHFLTLVAAGIYWHSGYIAHADPPDISLHTYINISILFMMLNIVSLAPLMSLLNGLMFSIKKEHRYQRILRREQEDLVLARQKAEESDRLKSAFLSNMSHEIRTPMNAILGFSNLLANKNISNEEKLGFIHLIRHNANNLMSLVDDIIEISKIESGQFELHNCHCRLNQLMQEIKDMFEEELIRRGNKSVKIYLREGLSDNKLQILTDGERLKKVLINLMSNAVKFTEKGYIEFGYELNNKHELQFHVTDTGIGLPEGVGDQIFNRFYKCSNNEDKLYGGTGIGLTIARHLVRFMGGEIWVAPKTATGTTFCFTIPFQKIVSPAAEKIQMWPSGSINWKDKVFLIAEDEEDNYKYLEVVLSLFNARIIRARNGQEAVEAVKRNKDIDLILMDIKMPLMDGYTATQQIKKLAPWIPIIAQTAYASPEEKAKAMQTGCNKYITKPIGYKELVTLIERYAATNKEGIQKSESRTF from the coding sequence ATGAGTACCTTGTCAAATAACCGCTGGTTCAGAACACTTAGGGCATTAATTAACCGACATTTGGGTCCCTCGTCCTTGCCGGGTGAGGGAATCAATTACTGGCGTGACCGTATATTTCACTATTTCTCACTTGCTGTTATCTTTTTCGGGATAGTTCTTTATCTATACTACGGCTTCAATTTTCTTGTTGCAGGACAATACAAATACCTGGTATTCCTAACTGCTGTTTTCATCACCTCAATGCTCGTCCTGGGGGTTGGAGCAATACCTGTAAGGTTCAAAGTAGGCTGGGTGCTGTTTATGCTATATCTATCAGGTACCTTCCTTCTTTTCATGGGGCCTCATACCAATATTGGAATGCTTTTTCTGCTCGCTTGCTCTGTACTTGCAGTTACTCTTTCTGGTGCACTAATCGGAATCTGGTATACTGCACTGCATTTCCTGACATTGGTAGCTGCAGGAATATACTGGCATTCGGGATATATAGCCCATGCTGATCCCCCGGATATCTCCCTTCATACCTATATCAACATATCGATACTATTTATGATGCTCAACATTGTCAGCCTTGCACCGCTAATGTCGCTGCTTAACGGCCTTATGTTTAGCATAAAGAAAGAACACAGGTATCAGCGCATCTTACGCAGGGAACAGGAAGATCTGGTACTGGCAAGACAAAAGGCAGAGGAATCTGATCGTCTCAAATCAGCATTTCTGTCAAATATGTCGCATGAGATAAGGACTCCTATGAATGCAATTCTTGGTTTTTCCAACCTGCTTGCAAATAAGAATATTAGTAACGAGGAAAAACTGGGATTTATCCATCTGATACGTCACAATGCCAACAATCTGATGTCGTTGGTAGACGACATCATTGAAATCTCCAAGATAGAAAGTGGTCAGTTTGAACTCCACAACTGTCACTGCCGCCTTAATCAATTAATGCAGGAGATTAAGGACATGTTTGAAGAGGAACTGATACGTAGAGGTAATAAATCGGTGAAGATCTACCTTAGGGAAGGATTGTCAGACAACAAGCTGCAGATCCTGACAGACGGAGAAAGACTCAAAAAAGTACTTATCAACCTGATGAGTAACGCAGTCAAGTTTACTGAAAAAGGCTATATTGAATTTGGTTACGAACTCAACAACAAACATGAGTTGCAATTTCATGTTACTGATACAGGTATTGGTCTTCCGGAAGGAGTGGGAGACCAAATATTCAACCGTTTTTACAAGTGCAGTAACAACGAAGATAAATTATACGGGGGAACTGGAATAGGTCTTACAATTGCAAGACATCTGGTGCGTTTTATGGGTGGAGAAATTTGGGTTGCTCCCAAAACGGCAACTGGCACCACCTTCTGCTTTACTATCCCCTTCCAGAAGATTGTTTCTCCAGCAGCCGAAAAGATTCAAATGTGGCCTTCGGGATCAATTAACTGGAAAGACAAGGTATTCCTGATAGCTGAAGATGAAGAGGACAACTACAAATATCTCGAAGTAGTGCTATCCCTTTTTAATGCAAGGATAATAAGGGCACGCAATGGACAAGAAGCCGTTGAAGCCGTCAAACGAAACAAGGATATAGACCTTATCCTGATGGATATCAAAATGCCCCTGATGGATGGTTATACTGCAACACAGCAGATTAAAAAGTTAGCTCCCTGGATTCCAATTATAGCACAAACTGCCTATGCAAGTCCGGAAGAAAAAGCAAAGGCTATGCAGACAGGCTGTAACAAATATATAACCAAGCCAATAGGTTATAAGGAACTAGTTACTCTGATCGAGCGATACGCTGCCACCAATAAGGAAGGAATTCAAAAATCAGAATCCCGGACTTTCTAA
- the efp gene encoding elongation factor P produces the protein MATTADFRNGMCIEFNGQLYSIVQFQHVKPGKGPAFVRTKLRHISTGKILENTFSAGVKVNEARVEHRPHQFLYKDDVGYHFMNSETFEQLCLEETLVESPDLLREGQEVTLVYHVDSDTPLMVNLPQFITYEVTYTEPGVRGDTSSTSSLKPATIDTGATIMVPLFIELGEKIKVDTKERSYVERAKE, from the coding sequence ATGGCAACAACTGCAGATTTTAGAAATGGAATGTGTATAGAGTTTAACGGTCAATTGTACAGCATTGTACAGTTTCAGCACGTTAAACCAGGTAAAGGACCGGCTTTTGTGAGGACCAAACTGAGACATATTTCTACTGGAAAGATTTTGGAAAACACATTTTCGGCTGGAGTAAAGGTCAACGAAGCTCGTGTAGAGCATCGTCCTCATCAATTCCTGTACAAGGATGATGTTGGTTACCATTTTATGAACAGCGAGACCTTCGAACAACTTTGTCTTGAAGAAACTCTTGTTGAGTCTCCAGACCTGCTTCGTGAAGGACAAGAAGTTACACTGGTCTATCACGTAGATTCAGACACTCCCCTGATGGTTAATCTTCCTCAGTTTATCACCTACGAAGTGACCTACACAGAACCAGGTGTACGCGGAGATACTTCATCTACAAGCTCTTTGAAGCCCGCAACTATTGATACAGGTGCGACCATTATGGTGCCCCTCTTTATTGAGCTTGGAGAAAAAATTAAGGTTGATACCAAGGAACGTTCTTATGTTGAAAGAGCAAAGGAATAA
- a CDS encoding heavy metal translocating P-type ATPase, which translates to MITANSTPNISFAGSIKPVGKTVKESYPVLNLSCASCAARSEKIIRSTEGVADSSVNFATSVLTVEYDPGKTGPEIFKQKLLDAGYDLVIAKSENKESEQEDLIRKKYQTLRNRSVAALALSAPVVIIGMFFMNMPYANLLMFLFTTPVVLWFGRNFFFNAVRLARQRTSNMDTLVALSTGIAYIFSVFNMLYPEFWTSRGLESHVYFEAASLIIAFILLGRTLEEMAKGSASSAIKKLMKLRPDTVTIENDKGGEQEISIDAIVPGQIVIVKPGSRIAVDGQVVSGSSYVDESMLSGEPVPVLKTEGDSVFAGTINQKGSFRFKALKVGKDTTLARIIKAVEEAQGSKAPVQKLVDKVAAVFVPVVIGISILTLIVWMISGADNAIVHGLLSAITVLVIACPCALGLATPTAIMAGMGRGAENGILIRDAESLELAQKIDVVLIDKTGTLTDGRPKVCNSYWIRDNEKARIILFNIEKESEHPLAEALIDHLGTLEKVKITRFESLTGKGARACYEDQTYIIGNRRLIFESGVKIDEAIEQKAFDWKSQMNTVVYFADSTEVLAIFAIADTLKNSSLDAVKELHEMGIEVCMVTGDNKGTAEVIAKQTGISRYIAEALPDDKAEFVKSLQGLGRTVAMVGDGINDTTALATADVSIAMGGGSDIALDVAKMTIVSSDLKKIPQAIRLSRKTVRTIRQNLFWAFIYNLIGIPIAAGLLFPVNGFLLNPMLAGAAMALSSVCVVSNSLRLKWQS; encoded by the coding sequence ATGATAACAGCAAATAGCACTCCAAATATCTCATTCGCAGGTTCTATCAAACCTGTTGGAAAAACCGTAAAGGAAAGTTACCCGGTATTGAACCTTAGTTGTGCTTCATGTGCAGCAAGAAGTGAAAAAATAATCCGAAGTACAGAAGGCGTTGCAGACTCATCTGTCAACTTTGCCACTTCCGTTCTTACGGTCGAGTACGATCCAGGTAAAACAGGACCTGAAATTTTTAAGCAAAAACTGTTAGATGCAGGTTACGACCTTGTGATTGCAAAAAGCGAGAACAAGGAGAGCGAACAGGAAGATCTGATACGAAAAAAATACCAGACACTCAGAAACAGGTCAGTTGCAGCACTAGCACTTTCTGCACCTGTTGTGATAATTGGGATGTTCTTTATGAACATGCCTTATGCCAACCTGCTAATGTTCCTATTTACAACTCCGGTTGTACTATGGTTTGGAAGAAACTTCTTTTTCAATGCAGTCAGGCTTGCAAGACAGCGTACCTCCAATATGGATACTCTGGTTGCCCTCAGCACTGGCATTGCGTACATCTTTAGCGTGTTTAACATGCTGTATCCGGAATTCTGGACCTCACGCGGACTGGAATCTCACGTGTATTTTGAAGCTGCATCGCTTATTATTGCATTTATTCTATTGGGTAGAACCCTCGAGGAGATGGCCAAAGGCAGTGCCTCATCTGCAATCAAAAAACTGATGAAACTCAGACCAGACACTGTTACAATAGAAAATGACAAGGGTGGTGAACAGGAAATAAGCATAGATGCAATTGTTCCGGGGCAAATTGTTATTGTAAAACCAGGGTCAAGGATTGCTGTAGATGGACAGGTGGTATCAGGCTCATCATATGTGGATGAAAGCATGTTGAGCGGTGAACCAGTACCGGTATTAAAGACAGAAGGTGATTCGGTCTTTGCTGGTACTATCAACCAGAAAGGCAGTTTTCGTTTCAAAGCCCTTAAAGTGGGCAAGGACACAACACTTGCAAGGATTATAAAAGCAGTGGAGGAAGCTCAGGGCTCCAAAGCCCCGGTCCAGAAACTGGTTGACAAAGTCGCTGCTGTATTTGTACCGGTAGTAATTGGCATTTCAATTCTCACATTAATTGTGTGGATGATATCAGGTGCTGATAATGCAATTGTACACGGACTGCTTTCTGCAATTACAGTTCTGGTTATAGCATGTCCCTGTGCTCTGGGCCTTGCCACGCCAACTGCAATAATGGCAGGTATGGGCAGAGGTGCAGAGAACGGCATACTAATAAGAGATGCTGAAAGTCTTGAACTAGCACAGAAGATTGATGTCGTATTAATTGATAAAACAGGGACTCTGACTGATGGTAGACCTAAAGTATGTAATTCATATTGGATCAGGGACAATGAGAAAGCAAGGATAATACTATTTAATATTGAAAAGGAGTCAGAGCATCCACTTGCTGAGGCATTGATTGATCACCTTGGAACACTGGAAAAAGTAAAGATTACCAGATTTGAGAGTCTCACAGGAAAAGGTGCAAGGGCATGCTATGAAGATCAAACCTATATTATTGGGAACAGAAGGCTGATTTTTGAGAGTGGGGTTAAAATTGATGAAGCTATTGAGCAAAAGGCCTTTGACTGGAAGAGTCAGATGAATACTGTAGTCTATTTTGCCGACAGTACCGAAGTCCTCGCAATCTTCGCAATTGCAGACACCCTTAAAAACAGCTCATTAGATGCGGTTAAGGAATTACATGAAATGGGCATTGAAGTTTGCATGGTTACCGGAGACAATAAAGGAACTGCAGAGGTAATAGCAAAGCAGACCGGAATCAGCCGCTATATCGCAGAAGCACTTCCCGATGATAAGGCTGAATTCGTAAAATCCCTGCAAGGATTAGGAAGGACTGTAGCAATGGTCGGGGATGGAATAAATGATACAACTGCACTTGCAACTGCCGATGTAAGTATTGCAATGGGGGGAGGTAGCGACATCGCACTGGATGTTGCAAAAATGACAATAGTTTCATCTGATCTTAAGAAAATACCTCAGGCCATAAGACTTTCAAGGAAGACCGTAAGGACAATAAGGCAAAACCTCTTCTGGGCTTTTATTTACAACCTTATCGGGATTCCAATTGCCGCAGGTTTGCTTTTCCCAGTCAATGGGTTCCTTCTCAATCCGATGCTGGCCGGTGCCGCTATGGCACTTAGCAGCGTATGCGTGGTAAGCAACAGCCTCCGACTGAAGTGGCAAAGCTAA
- a CDS encoding PP2C family protein-serine/threonine phosphatase, translating to MNILLDLAQTINEDHSIEDLLSEFEILLREELDVGKVLVYTNSDGEWRNLLCSGVSPDELTSINVERDLLKYQGIENITLSPPDNLKGFDAVIPLFHRYRAIGYVLIGDVDEDVQGISPTIKHLKLIQIISNLIIVFIENKRMHNAVLEQQAMKKELELASRIQNQLIPGPSDLPSFRGVTVQTIYQPHLGVGGDYYDFIKLSHNTLGFCLADVSGKGISAALLMSNFQALIHSLYTSRISFKKLIHQLNKRVNESANNEKFITLFIGKYNKLTRQLTYVNAGHLPPLLYDPKRGTLQSLDKGCIGMGMLDVIPTVEVGKVRIPRNAKLLAFTDGLIELERDDKITSGLMSVEKIISNPHGITENINEVKNYITKHVNLHAVFDDISVIGLGFDQ from the coding sequence TTGAACATACTTCTGGATCTTGCGCAAACTATCAATGAAGATCACAGTATTGAAGATCTTTTGTCGGAGTTTGAAATACTGTTGCGCGAAGAGCTTGACGTGGGGAAGGTGCTGGTTTACACTAATTCGGACGGCGAGTGGAGAAATTTGCTTTGTTCGGGAGTGTCTCCTGATGAGCTTACTTCAATTAATGTCGAGAGGGATCTTTTAAAGTATCAGGGCATTGAGAATATTACCCTGTCGCCACCTGATAATCTTAAAGGATTTGATGCGGTTATCCCTTTGTTTCACCGTTACCGGGCTATTGGCTATGTGCTTATAGGAGATGTTGATGAGGATGTACAGGGAATCAGTCCTACAATTAAGCATCTTAAACTGATTCAGATTATTTCAAACCTTATCATTGTTTTCATTGAGAACAAGCGGATGCACAATGCTGTGCTTGAGCAACAGGCCATGAAAAAGGAGCTGGAGCTTGCATCGCGCATTCAAAATCAGTTGATACCGGGTCCCTCTGATTTGCCCAGTTTTAGAGGGGTGACTGTTCAAACTATTTATCAGCCTCATTTGGGCGTAGGCGGGGATTATTACGATTTTATAAAACTGTCTCACAATACATTGGGCTTCTGTCTGGCGGATGTATCGGGAAAGGGAATCTCTGCAGCTCTTCTGATGTCTAACTTTCAGGCTTTGATTCATTCACTCTATACTTCCAGGATTAGTTTTAAAAAACTCATCCATCAGCTTAACAAAAGGGTAAATGAGAGTGCTAATAATGAAAAGTTTATCACCCTCTTTATCGGTAAGTACAATAAGCTTACCCGTCAGCTCACTTATGTGAATGCCGGACACCTGCCACCTCTGCTCTATGATCCTAAGAGGGGAACATTACAAAGTCTTGACAAGGGATGTATCGGCATGGGTATGCTGGATGTAATACCTACTGTTGAGGTTGGCAAGGTACGAATCCCAAGAAATGCGAAATTGCTGGCTTTTACGGACGGACTTATTGAACTTGAAAGGGATGACAAGATTACCTCAGGTCTGATGTCTGTTGAAAAGATAATCTCAAACCCGCACGGTATTACAGAGAATATCAATGAGGTCAAAAACTACATTACAAAGCATGTTAACCTGCATGCTGTCTTTGACGATATTTCTGTGATTGGTCTAGGTTTTGATCAGTAG